The Podarcis muralis chromosome 16, rPodMur119.hap1.1, whole genome shotgun sequence genomic interval attattattattaaaaggtacATGGCAACCCAACAACAGAATTCCTGATGTAGTCATAAAAAACACCCCTCACTCAATactaaaaaaacccccagaatataataatattgtaattattatttggaaacggaagcaattacttctgggttttcagtgttcaggtTCCAAATCGTTAGGCTTCCGAGACACTCGAAAACTGAAGTTCTactctgtgtgtgggggggggggcagagtagaAGGCGATTAGAGCCTGTAGGTCACCTGACTCTGCCACGTGCTGATTGGCTCCTTTTCTGTCCCGCCCCCAGAGGATGGCCTTGGCCCCGTGCCGGGTGCCACCCAAGGAGGAGAGCCGCTGAGCTTGAGCAATGGGATTGCCATCGCCCTGGAGCAAGAAGACTCAAAATGCCCCCTGGAGATTATGAACGGGAGCAATGGGGCAGGCCTGCCTCCGCCGAAACCGTCAGTCCTAGGTGTGCTCAGGAAGGTAGGTCCTGTGGCCAGAGGGGTGAAGTAACAGGAAACGTCAAGACTAGGATGGGTGGGGGAATAGTTTTAGCAAGGGTGCTGGTTtcgctctctcttcctcttcctcccggTTATAGATTTGGCAGATGGCCCTCTGCATCGTCATGGTCTTCTCCATCACTCTGTCTGTGTTTCCCGCCATCACTGCCAGTGTCGCCAGCACGTCGGAGAACGAAACCTGGAGTGAGTAATGGGGGGATCCAATGGGGGTGGTGGAAGGATGAGGAGGGCCGGTCCCAGCTGGCTAGAGGCAGTTGAGAGCTGGAGCCCCACAGAAAGGCCCACAGCTCAGCAGTAGTGcttccttgcatgtagaaggccccAGGCTCAGAAGTCCCCAATGGCACTGCCATGGAGGGCTTGGAGAGACTCTTGTCTGAGGCCCTAGAGAGACACTGCCTTTGCAAAACAGACAGCAAGACTCTGCCTTTTCAGTAGtgagtggtgcctgccctgtggaacgctcccatcagatgtcaaggaaactaacaactacagtggtacctcgggttacatacgcttaaggttacatacgcttcaggttacagactctgctaacccagaaatagtgcttcaggttaagatctttgcttcaggatgagaacagaaatcgtgcttcagcggcgcggtggcagcaggaggccccgttagctaaagtggtgcttcaggttaagaacagtttcaggttaagaacagacctctggaacaaattaagtacttaacctgaggtaccactgtatccgacttttagaagacatctgaaggcagccctgtttagggaagttttaaagtttttttgaaagctgcccagagtggctcctgccagatgggcagggtagaaataataaatttattattattattattattattattattattattattattattattattattgcaattgcTTACCATCCTAGAAAGATGGCTGAGGCTCAGGGATGAAGCACttactttgcttgcagaagggtTCCAACATCTCTAGTTAAAAAAGGATTGTGTAGGAATTTTCTCTGCCTCTgtccccagagagccactgccagccaagagtagacaatattgggctagaccagtggttctcaaaggggtgtggcaggagaggctggCAAGTGTGGAGGGAAGAATCAAGGACACCTGGGCTTTGTTCACACCTGGCACATGAGAACttcagttttatttatatttaaagaagatttgCGTACCACTTAATTGACAAAAACCCCTCTAAGCGGTTTACTGAAACGGTATAAAACATTTGTAAGGAAAATCCCAACAAAAccaaactttttaaaagcagtagACATAAAACGTAAGTAAAACCAGATTTTTCAAAGCAAATCTAATTACAGGTTAGTGTTGCATTCATCTCCCTCCTATTTCTCTGTCTTTTTCTTATGCCTAGGGAAGTTCTTCACTCCTGTCTGCTGTTTTCTTCTGTTCAacgtcatggactggctgggccGCAGCGCTACCTCCTATTTCCTCTGGGTGAGTGTTGGTTTCTGAAGTGGGATTGGCTCCACGCTGTCCAAAAACAGTGTGACTGTTATGACTATCTCTGGATGAACTTCAGAGAGGCAGCAGTGTTAACCTCCCATAACGAAAGCGGATAAGGCATGTGGCACCTACAAGGCTTTGATTTCAAGGAAAGCTTTTGTGGGCTTGAGCCACTAGGCTCAGGAAGCCTTATCTCACACTTGGCAGATTGTTATAGCAGGTGGAGACCACATGTGGCCCACCAGGTCTCTCTGcctggtccttgggactctcccaaGGGTTTTTGCTTGGACAGGAGGCATCCTTGAACTCTTGCAATGACTCTTCCTAGCCCAGATGGAGGATGGAGTTGAGCATGCATAGAAACTAGCCTAGTGTACAAAGGTACACTTGTTTGTTGCTCCTCCGTCTTTTGCATTTGGCCCTGCCTgtgactggcatgtggcccccaaaaggttgcccagaagggaatatgCAGCCCTTGCCTTGAAAAAAGTTCCTCGCCCATTACATAGGAATATGCCCGAATCCTAAGATCTTCTACTCTTTTTGAGGCTAGGCAggttttatttaccatattttgctgtgtataagactatattgttTCGTaattttttgaagtttaaaataaggggttgtcttatacatggatagtgcacagtgcattttcttaattttgagccccccaaaatagggggcttcTTATTCACAGGGgtatgttatacacggaaaaatatggtacttagaccagtgtttttcaaccactgttccgcggcacactagtgtgccgcgagatgttgcctggtgtgccgtgggaaaaattgaaaaattcgaaagatttaaaaataaagtattttacaatttttcatatttctgtttacttactatttcagaataaagtaattataaactactttctttgtgttcatttgattcctattcaagagaattactttatatatagtcaatataggcacagagttaatttttttaacattttctaatggtggtgtgccgcgtgattttttccatgaaacaagtgtgcctttgcccaaaaaatgaTGAAAAACACTGACTtagacatcttttttttaaaaaaaaaaagatcaagaTGTTCTTAGGAAGTTAAAATAATGATCCGGAAAGAATTatgaaatagaataaataaaaagaaagagaaagaaagaaaattcggGTAGGTAGGTGGGTATGGAGGTTCACTGCCATCACGTCATAAAACGAGACCTTTGGACATTTATTAGGAAATAGGATAATGAAGCAGAGAACACTGCTTTTTGCTCTCCCCAGCCAGAGAAGCATCTTCGCCTGCTCCCTGCGGTGGTTGGGCTCCGCCTGCTGCTCGTCCCACTCCTGCTTCTGTGCAATGTCCCCCAGCGGGAATACCTGCCCATGCTCTTCCGCCAGGATGCCTGGTTCGTCCTCTTCATGGTCGTCTTCTCCCTCTCCAATGGCTACTTCGTCTCCCTCACCATGTGCCTGGCGCCAAAGTGAGTGTGCTCTGAGCGACGTCGCCCCTCCTGAAACATGCAAAAGCAGCACTATGAACAAGGGGGTGTCTGCAAGAGTGGATCGCTTgttctctttacagtggtacctcgggttacagacgcttcaggttacagacgcttcaggttacagactctgctaacccagaaatagtacctcaggttaagaacattgcttcaggatgagaacagaaatagtgctccagcagtgcagcagcagcaggaggccccattaactaaagtggtgcttcaggttaagaacagtttcaggttaagaacagaactccggagcgaaataagttcttaacccaaggtaccactgcatttatttCGCATTGGGGCATTGGCACCGTGTTGGCAGCCCCTGGTCTGC includes:
- the SLC29A2 gene encoding equilibrative nucleoside transporter 2 isoform X5, encoding MPAQSFFSITMASVWFINSFCAVLQGSLFGQLGSFPQSYSTLFLSGQGMAGTFAATAMLLSMASGVDAQTSALIYFVTPCVGTLISIICYILLPHKDFARHHLHRRAQEEPGYELETKAGLLSPEDGLGPVPGATQGGEPLSLSNGIAIALEQEDSKCPLEIMNGSNGAGLPPPKPSVLGVLRKIWQMALCIVMVFSITLSVFPAITASVASTSENETWRKFFTPVCCFLLFNVMDWLGRSATSYFLWPEKHLRLLPAVVGLRLLLVPLLLLCNVPQREYLPMLFRQDAWFVLFMVVFSLSNGYFVSLTMCLAPKQVQPHESELAGAIMTFFLALGLSCGAGLSFILKALL